One Streptococcus sp. DTU_2020_1001019_1_SI_AUS_MUR_006 DNA window includes the following coding sequences:
- a CDS encoding ABC transporter permease, which produces MNPTRRAWAYVSRKRLRSLILFLILFVLLAGISACLTLMKSNKTVENNLYRSLNTSFSIKRIEADQTFQLSQLDDLKKIKGLEEISPELETIAKLTDKEVVTGEQSIQRDDLTEAEKNLISLIALEDSSKDVSFTSSAFTLKEGRHLEKGDSQKILVHEELAKKNNLKLGDKISLNPGQVEGNSGQRLDYEIVGIFSGKKQEKFTGLSSDFSENTIYTDYESSQTLLGNKEAQVTAARFYLENPKDMDSIIQEVEKLSLETKGYQVEKENKAFEQIKDSVSTFQTFLQIFLYGIMIAGVGALILVLSLWLRERVYEVGILLALGKGKGAIFSQFCLEVIIVSLASILPAFVAGNAITSYLLKTVLASGDQAALQDTLAKATNLSTSLLSFGESYIFLLIISCLSVALCFLFLFRKSPKEILSSIS; this is translated from the coding sequence ATGAATCCCACTCGAAGAGCTTGGGCTTACGTCAGCAGAAAACGACTGAGAAGTCTCATATTATTCTTGATTCTATTTGTCTTATTGGCTGGAATATCGGCTTGTTTGACGCTCATGAAGTCCAACAAAACAGTAGAAAATAATCTCTATCGCTCACTGAATACGTCTTTTTCTATTAAAAGAATAGAAGCAGATCAGACTTTTCAACTGTCTCAACTAGATGACCTTAAAAAGATAAAGGGTCTTGAGGAGATTTCCCCAGAGCTTGAAACAATAGCTAAGTTGACTGACAAAGAAGTCGTTACTGGAGAACAAAGTATTCAAAGGGATGATTTGACAGAGGCTGAAAAAAATCTCATCAGTTTGATAGCTTTAGAAGATTCCTCTAAGGATGTCTCCTTTACTAGCTCTGCCTTTACCCTTAAAGAAGGAAGGCATTTAGAAAAAGGAGATAGTCAGAAAATCTTAGTCCACGAGGAATTGGCTAAGAAGAATAACTTAAAACTTGGGGATAAGATTAGTTTAAATCCTGGTCAAGTTGAAGGAAATAGTGGACAAAGGCTAGACTATGAAATCGTAGGTATTTTCTCAGGTAAGAAGCAAGAGAAATTTACCGGTCTCTCATCAGACTTTAGTGAAAACACGATCTATACAGACTACGAAAGTAGCCAAACTCTTCTTGGAAATAAGGAAGCTCAAGTTACTGCCGCTCGTTTCTATCTAGAAAATCCAAAAGATATGGATAGTATCATCCAAGAGGTTGAAAAGTTATCCCTAGAAACTAAAGGTTATCAAGTCGAAAAGGAAAATAAGGCTTTTGAACAAATCAAGGATTCAGTTTCGACCTTCCAAACCTTCCTACAGATTTTCCTCTATGGCATTATGATTGCTGGTGTAGGAGCGCTGATCTTGGTCTTGTCACTTTGGTTACGAGAGCGAGTCTACGAGGTTGGTATTTTATTGGCACTAGGTAAGGGAAAAGGAGCAATCTTTAGCCAATTCTGCCTGGAAGTCATCATAGTTTCATTGGCATCTATTCTGCCGGCATTTGTGGCTGGGAATGCCATTACTTCCTATCTCTTGAAGACTGTACTAGCAAGTGGTGACCAAGCTGCACTACAAGATACGCTAGCAAAAGCAACGAACCTTTCAACAAGTCTTCTATCATTTGGAGAATCTTATATCTTCCTACTTATCATCAGCTGCTTGTCAGTTGCACTTTGTTTCCTATTTTTATTTAGAAAATCACCGAAAGAAATTTTATCATCCATCAGTTAA
- the vncS gene encoding sensor histidine kinase VncS — MRRSGLFKKIFLYTFSVFSTLVICLHLAIYFLFPSTYLSHRQESIGLKATEIAQSLQGKDSQAIQEVLELYSKSSDIKGAVKGEMTQDKLEVNDNLPIDKQRQTASLVIEEREVQTKDGQTMTLQFLASMDLQKEAEDISLQFLPYTLLASFIISLLIAFIYARTIVAPILEIKRVTRRMMDLDAEVRLRVDSKDEIGDLKEQINSLYQHLLTVIADLHEKNEAILQLEKMKVEFLRGASHELKTPLASLKILLENMKANIGRYKDRDHYLGVSLGIVDDLTHHVQQILSLSSVQELRDKKEEINLLDMTNLLLKDYDLLAKERKISVENQLTDQHVYLNPSVLKLILSNLISNAVKHSVQGGYLKIGEKNGWMFIENACTPEEQDKFEQSFTASNRQSKGAGLGLFVVKSLLENEEIDYRFERYNDHLAFYMNLPQNKD, encoded by the coding sequence ATGAGACGTTCAGGTTTATTTAAAAAAATTTTTCTCTATACCTTCTCGGTATTTTCTACCTTGGTCATTTGTTTGCATTTGGCCATCTATTTCCTCTTTCCATCAACCTATCTCAGTCACCGTCAGGAGAGCATAGGGCTCAAGGCTACAGAAATTGCCCAGTCCCTCCAAGGAAAGGACAGTCAAGCTATTCAGGAAGTCCTTGAACTTTATTCAAAAAGCAGTGATATTAAGGGAGCTGTTAAGGGAGAGATGACTCAGGATAAGTTGGAAGTCAATGATAATCTTCCCATTGATAAACAACGACAGACGGCTTCCTTGGTAATTGAGGAAAGAGAAGTTCAAACTAAGGATGGTCAGACCATGACCTTACAGTTTTTAGCTTCTATGGATTTGCAGAAAGAAGCAGAAGACATCAGTCTTCAATTTCTGCCTTATACTTTATTAGCGTCTTTCATCATTTCGCTCCTCATCGCCTTTATCTATGCTAGAACCATTGTTGCTCCTATTTTGGAAATCAAACGAGTGACTCGACGGATGATGGATTTGGATGCAGAAGTGAGGTTGCGCGTGGATTCTAAGGATGAAATTGGCGATCTCAAAGAACAAATCAATAGCCTTTATCAGCATCTCTTGACGGTCATTGCAGACTTGCATGAAAAGAACGAGGCCATCCTCCAGCTGGAAAAGATGAAGGTTGAGTTTTTGCGAGGTGCTTCCCACGAACTGAAAACACCTCTAGCTAGTCTAAAGATTCTTCTGGAGAATATGAAAGCCAATATTGGACGCTATAAAGATCGGGACCATTATCTGGGAGTTTCTTTGGGTATCGTGGATGATTTGACTCACCATGTCCAGCAAATCTTATCTCTTTCTTCAGTGCAAGAATTGCGAGATAAGAAGGAAGAAATCAACCTTCTTGATATGACCAATCTTCTATTGAAGGACTATGACTTGTTAGCCAAGGAGAGAAAAATCTCAGTAGAGAACCAGCTAACTGATCAGCACGTTTATCTAAATCCTTCAGTACTCAAGCTGATTCTTTCAAATCTTATCAGTAATGCTGTGAAACACTCTGTTCAAGGTGGTTATTTAAAAATTGGTGAAAAGAATGGTTGGATGTTTATTGAGAACGCCTGTACACCTGAGGAGCAGGATAAATTTGAACAGTCCTTCACGGCTTCTAATCGACAAAGTAAGGGAGCTGGATTGGGACTCTTCGTAGTTAAAAGTTTATTAGAAAATGAAGAAATCGACTATCGTTTCGAAAGATATAACGACCACTTGGCATTTTACATGAACCTGCCTCAGAACAAGGATTAG
- the vex2 gene encoding ABC transporter ATP-binding subunit Vex2, giving the protein MTLLQLQDLTYRYKNTAEAVLYKINYDFEPGKFYSIIGESGAGKSTLLSLLAGLDSPVEGAILFEGKDIREQEYSYHRMHHISLVFQNYNLIDYLSPLENIRLVNKKASKETLLELGLDESQIKRNVLQLSGGQQQRVAIARSLVSEAPVILADEPTGNLDPKTAGDIIDLLKSLAEKTGKCVIVVTHSKEVAQASDITLELKDKKLTEIRTNSN; this is encoded by the coding sequence ATGACTTTACTACAATTACAAGATCTTACTTATCGTTACAAGAACACTGCAGAAGCTGTATTATATAAAATCAATTACGATTTTGAACCAGGCAAGTTTTATAGTATTATCGGAGAATCAGGAGCTGGGAAGTCAACACTCTTGTCTCTCTTAGCAGGACTTGATAGCCCAGTCGAAGGAGCTATCCTATTCGAAGGCAAGGATATTCGTGAACAAGAATATTCTTATCATCGCATGCACCATATCTCGCTAGTTTTTCAAAACTATAACCTCATTGATTATCTTTCTCCATTAGAAAATATCCGCTTGGTTAATAAAAAGGCCAGTAAGGAGACTCTTCTTGAACTTGGTTTAGATGAAAGTCAAATCAAGCGGAATGTTCTCCAATTATCAGGTGGGCAGCAACAACGGGTTGCCATTGCTCGTAGTCTTGTATCGGAAGCACCAGTGATTTTAGCAGATGAACCAACAGGGAACTTGGATCCTAAGACTGCTGGAGATATCATCGATTTGCTCAAATCTCTCGCTGAGAAAACAGGCAAGTGTGTGATCGTTGTAACCCACAGTAAGGAAGTGGCACAAGCATCAGATATTACACTTGAATTGAAGGATAAGAAACTGACTGAAATAAGAACAAACAGTAACTAA
- the vex3 gene encoding ABC transporter permease subunit Vex3 gives MLHNAFAYVTRKFFKSLVIFLIILLMASLSLVGLSIKGATAKASQETFKNITNSFSMQINRRVNQGTPRGAGNIKGEDIKKITENKAIESYIKRINAIGDLTGYELIETPETKKNLTADRAQRFGSSLMITGVNDSAKEDKFVSGSYKLVEGEHLTNDDRYQILMHKDLAAKHGWKVGDKVKLNSNIYDADNEKGAKETVEVTIKGLFDGHNKSAVTYSQELYENTAITDIHTAAQLYGYTEDTAIYGDATFFVAGDKNLDTVMQELGSINGINWKMYSLIKSSSNYPALEQSISGMYKMANLLFWGSLSFSVLLLALLLTLWINARRKEVGILLSIGLKQASILGQFITEAVMIAIPALISAYFLANYTARTIGNTVLANVTSDVAKQASKAAQASNLGGGAEVDGFSKTLSSLDISIQPSDFAIIFVLGLVLVVLVMALASSNLLFKQPKELLLDSE, from the coding sequence ATGTTACACAACGCATTTGCCTATGTCACAAGAAAATTTTTTAAGTCGCTTGTGATCTTTCTTATCATTCTCTTGATGGCTAGTTTGAGTTTGGTCGGCTTATCTATCAAGGGTGCGACAGCCAAGGCTTCTCAAGAAACCTTTAAAAATATCACCAATAGTTTCTCCATGCAAATCAACCGTAGGGTCAATCAAGGAACTCCACGTGGTGCTGGGAATATCAAGGGTGAAGATATCAAAAAAATTACCGAGAACAAGGCCATTGAATCCTACATCAAACGGATTAATGCTATCGGTGATTTGACAGGCTATGAACTTATTGAAACGCCTGAAACCAAGAAAAATCTAACTGCAGATCGTGCTCAACGTTTTGGAAGTAGCTTGATGATAACAGGAGTTAATGATTCGGCTAAAGAAGACAAGTTTGTGTCAGGCTCTTACAAACTGGTCGAAGGTGAGCATTTAACAAACGATGACAGATACCAGATTCTCATGCACAAAGACTTGGCTGCTAAACATGGCTGGAAAGTTGGCGACAAGGTCAAACTGAACTCCAATATCTACGATGCAGATAATGAAAAAGGTGCCAAGGAAACAGTAGAAGTAACGATCAAAGGACTTTTTGATGGACACAACAAATCTGCTGTAACCTACTCACAAGAACTTTATGAGAATACAGCTATCACAGATATTCACACAGCAGCCCAACTCTATGGTTATACAGAAGATACAGCTATTTATGGAGATGCTACCTTCTTTGTAGCTGGAGATAAGAACCTAGATACTGTTATGCAAGAACTAGGGTCGATCAACGGTATCAACTGGAAGATGTATAGCTTGATTAAGAGTTCATCTAACTATCCTGCCCTCGAACAATCTATCTCAGGCATGTACAAGATGGCTAATCTTCTCTTCTGGGGTAGCTTGAGCTTCTCTGTTCTTCTACTTGCTCTCTTACTGACACTATGGATTAACGCCCGTCGTAAAGAGGTTGGAATTCTCCTTTCAATTGGTCTAAAACAAGCAAGTATTCTAGGACAATTTATCACAGAAGCAGTTATGATTGCAATTCCAGCACTAATTTCAGCTTATTTCCTAGCCAACTATACTGCTCGTACTATTGGAAATACAGTTCTTGCAAATGTCACATCAGATGTGGCTAAACAGGCAAGTAAGGCAGCCCAAGCCTCTAATCTTGGTGGTGGTGCAGAAGTCGACGGCTTTAGCAAGACACTTTCAAGTCTGGATATTTCCATTCAACCTTCTGACTTTGCCATCATCTTTGTACTTGGCTTAGTTCTAGTGGTACTAGTTATGGCACTTGCTTCAAGCAATCTCCTCTTTAAACAACCAAAAGAACTCTTGTTGGATAGTGAATAA
- the vncR gene encoding response regulator transcription factor VncR has translation MKILIVEDEDMIREGISDYLTDCGYETIQAADGLEALEQFSNHQVALILLDIQMPKLNGLEVLSEIRKSSQVPVLMLTAFQDEEYKMSAFAALADGYLEKPFSLSLLKVRVDAIFKRYYDTGRIFTYRDTQVDFDSYSAKVAGQEVAVNAKELEILDYLVKNEGRALTRSQIIDAVWKMTDEVPFDRVIDVYIKELRKKLDLDCILTVRNVGYKLERK, from the coding sequence ATGAAAATTCTAATTGTAGAAGATGAAGACATGATCCGCGAGGGGATTAGTGACTATTTGACGGATTGCGGCTATGAAACCATTCAGGCAGCAGATGGCCTTGAGGCCTTAGAACAATTTTCGAATCACCAAGTTGCCTTGATTCTCTTGGACATTCAAATGCCGAAACTCAATGGTTTAGAGGTTTTGTCAGAAATCCGTAAAAGCAGCCAAGTTCCGGTCTTGATGTTGACAGCCTTTCAGGACGAAGAATATAAGATGAGTGCCTTTGCTGCATTAGCAGATGGTTATTTGGAAAAGCCTTTTTCTCTATCGTTGTTAAAAGTACGAGTGGATGCCATCTTTAAACGTTATTATGATACTGGTCGTATTTTTACCTATAGAGACACCCAGGTAGACTTTGACAGCTATAGTGCCAAAGTGGCTGGTCAAGAAGTTGCAGTAAATGCAAAAGAGCTGGAAATTTTAGATTATCTGGTAAAAAATGAAGGTCGAGCCTTAACACGGTCGCAGATTATCGATGCTGTATGGAAGATGACAGATGAGGTTCCTTTTGACAGAGTGATCGATGTCTATATCAAGGAACTACGGAAAAAATTGGATTTAGACTGTATTCTTACCGTGCGCAATGTTGGTTATAAATTGGAGAGAAAATGA